In the genome of Zootoca vivipara chromosome 6, rZooViv1.1, whole genome shotgun sequence, the window GCCTGATGAAGAGAATGCTTACATTTCGGGACATAAACCAACcgtctctctctcattctttgcCCTGTGCTTATGCCAACCAAGCAAAGGGGCTAAGTGGAACTCATAATCCATTCACCTTCTGGGCACTGGTTCCTCTGCACTGTGCATCTCCGGAGCTCGGTGGTGGGTGGGCACACGGACACGTCCCCCGAGGAGGGCGCCTGAAGGACCTTCCGAGAGCGCTCCTCGTTGCCTCTCCGGAAGCCGCAGAGCTTCTTTTTCTTGGAGCAAGGGCCCCATGGACCCCACTCACTCATTTCACATTGTGCTATaagaaagcagggggtggggagagagggaggtctaTTTGtaacagagtcatagaattgtgcagttggaagggacccaatgggtcatttagtccaaccccctgcaatgcaagaaaccACAGCTAATTGTGTCAGGTGTTTCAGCTTTGTTACACACCCCTGTCACATTTTGGAACATTAAAGGATTTGTACTATACTCCCCATTCTTCAGTGAAGACAAACCTTAGAGATTTCAGATTTCCAAACAGCTAGGAGAATGTCCCTCCTCAGCTTGGGCAAATTGATGTTTTGACAGATACttgtaaaaaaaattgcatgggGAGAAGGTTCAGTATTTCAGAGTAAGAAACTTCAGAATCCTATAAATTGTAGGTCCTCTCTTGTTAAAAATATCAAAACCTTGGGGTAATTTTTTGCCCCCGTTTCCGTGGAAACCAAAATATACATCAAGGTGCTTCAGTGAATacactaaagcagtgtttctcaaccagtgtgcctccagatgttttgggactacaactcccatcatccctagctagcaagaccagtggtcaggaatgatgggagttgtagtcccaaaacatctggaggcacactggttgagaaacactgcactaaaggTTGAATAATCCTGGGAAACATGGTGGCCTCTGACCAAAGTCCCCTGCTGCTCTGGCACCTCCAGGGCCCCCTGGGCCTGAGCTACTGGCTGCCCTGGGCAGGGTAAGCAGGGAGACCTCctcaaccccccacccaccccttttgacTGTCATGCTCACCAGGACTGCTGCATTCCATGGTGCCATTGGCAGCAGAGTAACCCTCAGGGCAGGTGGCGTAACATCTTCCTTTGTGCAAGTACAGGCCTTCTTTGCACTTTGTGCAAAAGTTTCGGCTGAAACAGTCCTCACAGTTGTCGATTTTGCATTCTGTGTCCcgtgggagagaaagaaaaatgaccAGCCAGAATTACCGCCTCAAATGgaactctccctcctcccccccacccccacccaacatTCCTCCTGTGAGTAGATCCCAAATTAGGTGGCCAAGAGGGTCCCACGTGGTTGGCAGAGGGCGGGGCGGGTGGCAACAGAGCTGGCACTGAAGTAAGATGGAATTGGCACCTGCCACTAAAAGAAAACAACACTCAGGAAACACTGAGCACTGTCTTGTCTAAAATTCAGGATGGCTAAAAGGAAGTCCTCCACAGAGCACATACGGTAACTTGCTCCCATAGGACACTGTGATGACCTTcaagctagatggctttaaaagaggattaggcaaatgaTCGAGGAAAGGGTTATCAATGGCACAgtcgaggcagcaatgcttttgaaaccacaggaggggagagttgctctgcTCGAATCCTGGatgcaggtttcctacaggcatagtgacatgaaagggcagcaaagtgGTGTTGCTGCTATATTTTTACTCCCAGGGagtggtcctgcttgtggggttgcctgcctcaggtgccaaggTAACCTGACCAGCCTTGGGCGCTGTGCCTTTTGACTTGATGAGGGGGGTCCCATTTGCTCTCCCATGTCAAGCAGCCAAAGGTATTGGGCCATCCCTAACTTCACCTGCCTGCAGGTGTGATCTTCTGCATGCTTTCTCCTCTTTGTCCATACTTTCTAAGGGATCTTTCTGTGCACACTCAGCCAGCCCTGGCACTAAAAGAGACATGCTTCATTCTGCCGCACTGTCCCGTTCCACAGGAATGCAGCCAAGCTTGTAGCTTACAGAGCTGTTCTTGAGGAACCAAGGAGTTCTCTGGAATCCCATAGACacttgattgattgcatttataccccatcctttgctccatggagctcaaggtggcctacatagTTCTCCCTCTCAACCTGGTGAgttaggttaggatgagaggtaATGACTGGTttcaggtcacccagtgagcttcatggctgaatggggattcaaactctggtctcccaggtcctggtccaacacccCAACCACTGCACCACTTTGGCTATGGGGGCAGAGGACTTTCTTCAGCCATTCTGCTGATGTACGCGCTGAAACGAGCTCTTGGAAACCCACGATACTTTCCGTTCCAATGGAGTGCCAAAAACATTTGCCCTAGGTGAAAATGCATTTCCTAAGTTAAAAACCTTCCTTATAGGTGTTTAGATGGCTGGCTCACACCTCAGATTACGTATCAGTTGTTCAAAAATCAGAAATCACACAGAATATTACCAAGACACCATTATATGGTGGGAAATGGCATTCAAAAATGGCTGAATTTCACAAGAAAATAATGTTgggctgctccctccctccccccaccctatccccccaacccccatcccAAAGACTCACTCATGCACTTGTTCATGTCTGGGTTCCGCACATCAAAGTAGCCCGGTGGGCAAGAGGGCAGGCAGATGCCAATTTGGCGAATGTCGTTCCTCTCCAGAAGGATGAAGAGTTTGGGGGAGCATTTGAGGCACCCGTTGAACTCAGAGCACAGGTCACATCCCTTCGCACAGCCTTGAGTCATCTCAGTGCTGactggaaggagggagagagaagtgagCACAATAGAGCAAGATCACCTGCCTGCTTCTatgaagggacatagctcagtgccAGCAGGAGGTCCCAGGAGTTGGGAGCAGAGACCCAAAGCATCTCCCAAACACCCTTTGGCATgtggttgcccatcactgctagCTAGGCCCTTGAGAAGCTGGAGATGTTCACAGAATGCACAATGGGCAGTTGAAGCAATAAagcaactaaaacaacaacaatagattctgcctaaaccttaggaagaactttctgcgagtaagagctgttcaacagtggaacggacatcctcagaaggtggtgagtgctccttccttggaggtctttaaacagaggttgggtggccatctgtcagggattcatgagctgtgatttctgcattgcatggggttgcactagatgacccttgggatctcttccaagtctacaattctatgatttcttgcTGTCAGACTCCCCTGGCATCTCAGGGATATGGGGCATCACTACATGGCCCTGGGACTGGTTTGCTTAAGTTTCTTGGGAATGACTTCTAAAGTCGCTATTTCCACCATTGTCAACAACAGCTAGAGATGGAGGACCAGCTTCTTGTACCTTCCCATTAAAGCAGTCTGTGGTTGGGTGCAGAGGCCCATCTCCCAGGCAGAGCAGAAGCCAGCTTTTGAGGGGCAAGGGAAATGACACATCTGTCCATGTATGGCTGTGGGTCTGGACCATTCAGGATTTAAACTGCACATGCCAGGCAGACTGGCCTGACCCAGAAGAAGCTTtgttgaatcatagaataatagaatctagcccaaccctctgcaatgcaggaatcactaataataataatagtaataataataatagtaatagtaatagtaataatcccTGAcacatgaccatccaacctctgcttaaaaacctccaaggaaggagagtccaccacctctgaaGTGGTCCGTTCCACCGCTCTTACcataagttcttcctaatgtttaggcagaatctccttgtcatttgaatccattggttcagatccttccctctggagcagcagaaagcaagcttgctccatctcccatgtggCAGCCCACcagatctttgaagatggctatcctattaGCTCTcagccttcccttctccaggctaaacagactcAGCCCCCAGGATCCCTTTGGAATCGCTTCCTTCCCTCACTTAAATTCACACAAGGTTTTGGGAAGAGGAAAGGTTTGCCCCAGCAGAACCTGCAAGGAAAAGCCGAGGCTCCCACAGCCTTGTTCTCTACTCTGCTCTCCTCCAGGGAGGCTTCCCTCTCTGAACTCGCTTGGATGGAAGCAGAAGTCCAGATCTGGAGAGGACAGAGACTCACTCCTCCTGGGCCCTCCTTGGCTCAGGCCAACAAAAACATCCCCTTTTATGTCTGTGCTGCTTTCTGGTATCAATTATCATGGACAACTCAGCCAGTTTTTTAAACAAATCGTCACaggttatttatatttatactggTTAATTATGCAAGCACTGGCTTTTGTTTATAGCAAGTCTACATCTTTTTTGACtttattttaaacacattatTTATTCTTCCTCCAAAGCAAGTGCTCTGACATTCCTGAGAGTCAAAGGCCcggcttctcagtggtggcgaGATAGGCAGAGGCTGCAAAAGCCTCCCGTGAGGCTGCGAgattgggagagcagcagcaggaccaaTTTGTCAACTCAGCCCCAACTGGATTTGCAGGGGGAAGCTATTAGAAGCGGATCCTGTCTTGAGAAACTGGGAGCCGATTCCTTCTCCGAAGTGAGTCCACTCCAACCACCATGGACCACTGGGACATCAGGTTTTTCCCCCGTCTTAATATATTGAAAGATTGAATTTAAGTCCTGCTTATCACACTTGTGTCTCAGGCACAGTTTCATGACCGcttcaaattgtagagttgggaagggccctgagggtcatctagtccaagctcctgcaatgcaggaattgtacCTCTGTTTCCCTCTCACATCCTCCAGGGTCCACAGAGATGACTGCTGTTGTTTTGGCACAATAACTTCTCTACTATTTAcaggggcagggcaggtgggCTCCCATTTGCTCCCATACTTTTTGTAAATGGCACACATAGGGACCCATAGttacatagttacaggtaggtagccgtgctggtctgacatagtcaaaacaaaattaaaaaaattccttccagaagcaccttagagaccaactaagtttgtcattggtatgagctttcgtggatCTGGGATGCAGCAGACCCCAAGAAGTTAAgcgtcccacccccacccgctgCTGCCTGCCAGTCCTGACTGATGCACATCCCTTCCCCATGCTGGCCTATTGACAAACGAAAACCACCCCCTTCAGGGCAAACCATGCAGTTCATGTCACATGTAGTTTGATctgcaaatatatatacacacacatctcCCATTCTGGCAGAAGGTATATTGCAATATGATTATTGAAATGACACTTCTGGCAGCATAAATGTGAGACATTCTTTatagccacattcacaccatacatttaaaacactatggtgctactttaaacagtcacagcttccctaaggaatcctgggaactgtagttaagggttctgagagttatTGCGatacccctattcctctcacagaatgatttaacagtcaatccctcttccttggGAACTCTGAGAGCTGTCACTCAGGGAGGAGAATAAGGGTTTTCCAACAACTCTTGGTAGCAGATATGTCAGATAGTCagaatgtggaaatatggagtCCAGAATGAAAGACTATGAAAGCTTATGAGAATGCtacagatgctggactagatgagccttggggtcccttccaactttacaatcctAGGATTCTATGACACCCCACAGGTATCTAGAAGCTCAGTTTCCTTTGTTCCATAAGAACCACTCTCCAACTAAGACACCTTTCAACCACACAGCATGCTGTTTCCTGAATCTAGGAAACATGGCATTTCTCACATCGATATTAaggccaccccacccaccccaaaaggaGTGAATGCCAAAAATATGGCCATACTAGGATCTAGGAGAGGGGAGCTTGGCTTGAGTCTGGCAGGTGGAGGATGGGCTGCTATTTTTTATAAAGaagctaagaagagcctgctggatcaggccaatggcccatttagtttaGCAacctcttttcacagtggccaaccaaagggaaacctgcaagcaggatttaagcacaagagccctctcctctcctgtggttcccagcaactggcatttaaaagcattgctgcctccaactgtggaggcagagcagagccatcttcATCAAAACAAGGCCAGATCACCCTCCTAGAGAATTCCTGTCAGCCCCAAGCCCTACGTTGCCTGAAAATGCAATGCAAGAAGAATAGGTCAATGATGCAGGTTTGCAACTTGCCATTTCAAAGGGCTTTCATACATACTTCGTCTTTGCCTCTTGCCCTTCAGtgctttgctgttgctgctgctgctgctgctgtctgcaAGATCCGCCAAGCTCAGAAAAACCACCACTGTGCACAGTCCAAGCTGCATAGTAACTTCCCAGCAGCTCAGACCCTCGAAGGCAGAGTGACTGGAGGACTCCGGCCCACAACTGGGTCGTGGTGTGTGAAGCTTTTTCCTAACGTGTTCGGGACTTGATCAGAAGAACGAGTCTGTACACAACGCCCAGTAAAAGACCATCTTCACAAACCAAGGTCTTCACCCCGAAAGCATTAGGTTGCAGATAACATGATTCTGTTTCCAACCCCATAAGGAGCCTGagaggtgggaggcagcagtCCCATTGGGCACAGACAGCGAAGATGAGCTTGGAGCGACTTGAGTCGTCTGCTTGCACCAAGACACTGCAAGGAAGCGAGAAAGGAAGCTGGTTAGGTAGCtagtttattgcatttacatccctccctttcatccaaggagctcaaggtggcaaacatggttctcaccctcctcatttaatccccacaacaaccctgtgaagtaggttaggtcacaccctgtgagcttcatggctgagtgggctgACTAGGTgctagtccggcactctaaccactactccccACTGGCTCTCCAAGCCTTCATTTCACAGCCTTCCTTCTCAACTGCTCAAGAGACCTAGAAGGCTCCCGGGAGGCATCTTTTGACATTTTGCCTTTCTGAAAACAGTCAAGACTGTTGACAGTTTCCAAATCTGCCACCACTTAAGGTTGCGACAGTCAGGTGCTGCATGCAACAGAGAAAACGAGGAGGAGAGGTCAAGTAACAAAGGGGGTGTAGTATTTATATATAGGGTGGACCACTTCCTTTATCATTCTGTGGAACCTCCCACTCTGCTAAAGCTGGAGAGGCCCATAATTCAGAACACATCTGTGGGCGCCCCTCCTGCTTGTAAGACCACTGTGGCAGGACTCCAGTGAAGAGGAGGAGCAAGCAGCTGAAATACTCTTCTCAGCATTACACAGACCACAGGCTGGAACAGCACCACACATGCCACGGAAAGGGCAAATTCCACACCAGGGATCATTAGGaatggaactgaaaataaaactgccagtatcataaGGCCATTACACAATTCTAGGGTGTGGCAGCATttaggactttttagtttagagaaaagacaaggaagaggtgacatgatagaagttagTAAATGGAGAAAGTGAacagagaaaaggttttctccctgtCTAG includes:
- the RSPO1 gene encoding R-spondin-1, encoding MQLGLCTVVVFLSLADLADSSSSSSNSKALKGKRQRRISTEMTQGCAKGCDLCSEFNGCLKCSPKLFILLERNDIRQIGICLPSCPPGYFDVRNPDMNKCMKCKIDNCEDCFSRNFCTKCKEGLYLHKGRCYATCPEGYSAANGTMECSSPAQCEMSEWGPWGPCSKKKKLCGFRRGNEERSRKVLQAPSSGDVSVCPPTTELRRCTVQRNQCPEGRKKKKEEQGKRDNANEDRSRKDGRSGVRRRKGQPRGTVVPLTSAP